From a single Fusobacterium ulcerans ATCC 49185 genomic region:
- a CDS encoding vWA domain-containing protein, protein MNNLEFGNINYTVYIIVPALILFFMIIGMSKRNRILDILKLKKYNFVQIIKIIFMTLGAIMIVIALLSPQKLLNEDTVEVKGLNIYALIDTSRSMMTEDVYPNRLEAAKRTLENLLRGLKGDRIGFIPFSDSAYIQMPLTDDYSIGKNYINALDTNLISGGGTELYQALELAEKSFKEINSDNKTIIVLSDGGDFDDKSLKFVKDNKMNVFSIGIGTDEGTIIPEYINGKKVGFIKDNNGSAVVSKLNSDFLKKLSSESDGKYYEVNNLKDDTANFFRDTANLERKNQRNETMKVYKKYFQIPLGIGILLILLGYFIRGGAKDEK, encoded by the coding sequence GTGAATAACTTGGAATTTGGAAATATAAATTATACAGTATATATAATAGTTCCTGCTCTCATTCTCTTCTTTATGATAATTGGTATGAGTAAAAGAAACAGGATACTTGATATACTTAAACTAAAAAAATACAATTTTGTACAGATAATTAAAATTATTTTTATGACTTTAGGGGCAATTATGATAGTTATAGCTCTCCTTTCTCCCCAAAAACTTCTGAATGAAGATACTGTGGAGGTTAAAGGATTGAATATATATGCCCTTATTGATACATCTAGATCTATGATGACAGAAGATGTCTATCCTAATAGATTGGAGGCAGCAAAGAGAACTCTGGAAAATCTTCTTCGAGGTTTGAAAGGAGATAGAATTGGATTTATTCCTTTCTCTGACAGTGCATATATACAAATGCCTCTTACTGATGACTATTCTATTGGTAAAAACTATATCAACGCTCTGGACACTAATCTGATTTCAGGTGGTGGAACAGAACTTTATCAGGCTCTGGAACTTGCAGAGAAATCATTTAAAGAAATCAATAGTGATAACAAAACTATAATTGTCCTTTCAGATGGAGGAGATTTTGATGATAAATCTTTAAAATTTGTAAAAGATAATAAGATGAATGTTTTCTCAATAGGTATTGGTACTGATGAAGGAACCATCATCCCAGAGTATATCAATGGAAAAAAAGTTGGTTTTATAAAAGATAACAATGGTTCAGCTGTTGTAAGTAAACTTAACTCTGATTTTTTGAAAAAACTGTCTTCAGAGAGTGATGGAAAATATTATGAAGTGAATAATCTGAAAGATGATACTGCTAATTTCTTTAGAGATACTGCTAATTTGGAAAGAAAAAACCAAAGGAATGAAACTATGAAAGTGTATAAAAAATACTTTCAAATACCTTTAGGTATTGGAATACTCCTTATACTTCTTGGTTATTTCATAAGAGGAGGGGCAAAAGATGAAAAATAA